A window of Macrotis lagotis isolate mMagLag1 chromosome X, bilby.v1.9.chrom.fasta, whole genome shotgun sequence contains these coding sequences:
- the LOC141498720 gene encoding uncharacterized protein LOC141498720 has protein sequence MASPEPEEKPVRDLPVVQEGEPVLTFHGSGMRKAECVRVDVEDDQVKYLVRYPSGGGVSAAPPGVFGTTGEAPPGAAADPGGQQAEASLGSDGPSPSGGGGGGGGGAHGGGDGSSSGSGPVSGLGSGGGGGGGGGGGFPSASQGPGPSTSTGLPYQSATGGFRFSGTRSGFPTISLPCMSDEEDDDDDDDEDDEDYSPSLRGSARTSSGPIPACFSTSTSFLSSSGNSPSAGRGFSSAGVFRSISIGFPGDGPSTRSPSISGSFQSISGSFQSGGGGGGGGGDDDSGGDGDGGDGGGGGGGGGGGIFTSSSGASFPSTGSGLSCSGGFSCTSGGLPCTSCGFPSARGGFQSLSGGFPNTTGFSSSSFPSTGGGFPSTGTGFPSTGTGFPNTGGGFPNTGTFPNTGGGFPNAGTFPNTGGGSTFTSGDGPPSGGPFQSARGAFTSGDASGPFQSTRGAFTSGDGSGAFQSTRGAFTSGDSPRGAFTSGDGPSPRGPSTGWGFPSTRSAFQTTSSAFQTTSSAFQTTSWGFPSTRSAFQSTNWGFSSTRSAFQTTRSAFQTTRSAFQTTSGDGPSRGDLSSSGGISSEGPNKDEASTGGGTSGDGTRGNTPSRDEPSSSGETRGEGFCTSGEGPDKDEANASDGAGGDGTSEDGTSNTPSKDEPSSSGSTSADDTSSNAPSRDKLTSGGPSGESLSTSDEGSASGGTSGDGTSSGNAPSRDEPSSSAGTTANGSSTSRDGPGKGEPSSSGGTSGDGSSTSNISLTSGEGAIKDEPSSSGTGTSADDSSTSEGLQSISAIALTSDDGTCISEDFQSISTISLTGDDSPSRDKDPTPGVPSTSSSFFGISGDGPSTSSGIPSTRGSLQSSRGSFPSISGSAPSSSSFPRIRLPNIIISRCSFPGTSTTPSGGEEGLQTGSSFLSTSQEGTTPLGAPSGQGEGASASGPVSQGSSKEQLCPISDGWDYEWIPEGRILRYSTVHLMVSDAILQMEATREQQDDTQVTSSQVSDQSESTSDSGMMQPPPKKSKLSLAQGKADESKGPAADPEKESTGSQEVQVHMPKALKPLLVQDWELVTLGKKLFNLPAKKTVSVILDEYVAFQPNCQTQEKMYSVTGLVAMIKEYFDMVLGTQLLYKFEKPQHAEILALYSTCQMSQIYGGAHLLRLFQQLGPMLTCTPLDENSCNVLLSYVHEFLEYLANDPSQLVNPATDYQVASAEYQKKVE, from the exons ATGGCTTCTCCCGAGCCGGAGGAAAAACCGGTAAGGGACCTACCCGTGGTCCAAGAGGGGGAGCCCGTGCTGACCTTCCATGGGAGCGGGATGCGCAAGGCCGAGTGTGTCCGGGTAGACGTGGAGGACGATCAAGTCAAATATCTAGTGCGTTATCCAAGCGGGGGCGGGGTCAGTGCAGCCCCCCCGGGAGTTTTCGGCACCACCGGAGAAGCCCCCCCGGGAGCGGCGGCCGACCCCGGTGGCCAGCAGGCCGAGGCGAGCCTCGGTAGCGATGGTCCCAGCCctagcggcggcggcggcggcggcggcggcggcgcgcaCGGCGGCGGCGATGGCTCGAGCTCGGGCAGCGGCCCCGTTAGCGGCctcggcagcggcggcggcggcggcggcggcggcggcggcggctttCCCAGCGCCAGCCAGGGCCCCGGCCCCAGCACCAGCACCGGCCTCCCGTACCAAAGCGCTACGGGCGGATTCCGCTTCTCCGGTACCCGAAGCGGTTTCCCCACCATTAGCCTCCCCTGCATGAGCGATGAAGAAGACGACGATGACGACGACGATGAAGACGATGAAGACTATAGCCCCAGTCTCCGGGGCAGTGCCCGCACTAGCAGTGGGCCTATACCTGCCTGCTTTAGCACCAGCACTAGCTTTCTCAGCAGCAGCGGCAACAGTCCTAGCGCCGGCCGAGGTTTCTCCAGTGCCGGCGTCTTCCGCAGCATCAGCATCGGTTTCCCTGGCGACGGCCCCAGCACCAGGAGCCCTAGCATCAGCGGCTCCTTTCAGAGCATCAGCGGCAGTTTCcagagcggcggcggcggcggcggcggcggcggcgacgaCGATAGCGGCGGCGacggc gacggcggcgacggcggcggcggcgggggcggcggcggtGGCGGCATCTTCACGAGCAGCAGCGGCGCCAGCTTTCCCAGCACCGGCAGCGGCCTCTCCTGCTCCGGCGGCTTCTCCTGCACCAGCGGCGGCTTGCCGTGCACCAGCTGCGGTTTCCCTAGCGCCAGAGGAGGCTTCCAGAGCCTCAGCGGGGGTTTCCCTAACACCACTGGTTTCTCCAGCAGCAGCTTCCCGAGCACCGGCGGAGGCTTCCCGAGCACCGGCACGGGCTTCCCGAGCACTGGCACGGGCTTCCCGAATACCGGCGGGGGCTTCCCGAACACCGGCACCTTTCCCAACACCGGCGGGGGCTTCCCGAACGCCGGCACCTTTCCGAACACCGGCGGAGGCAGCACCTTTACCAGCGGCGATGGCCCCCCTTCCGGCGGCCCATTCCAGAGTGCCCGGGGCGCCTTCACCAGCGGCGATGCGAGTGGCCCTTTCCAGAGCACCAGAGGCGCTTTCACCAGTGGCGATGGGAGTGGCGCTTTCCAGAGCACCAGGGGTGCCTTCACCAGTGGCGATAGCCCCAGGGGCGCCTTCACCAGCGGCGATGGCCCCAGCCCCAGGGGCCCCAGCACTGGCTGGGGCTTCCCTAGCACCCGAAGCGCCTTCCAGACCACCAGCAGCGCCTTCCAGACCACCAGCAGCGCCTTCCAGACCACCAGCTGGGGCTTCCCCAGCACCAGAAGCGCCTTCCAGAGCACCAACTGGGGCTTCTCCAGCACCCGAAGCGCCTTCCAGACCACCAGAAGCGCCTTCCAGACCACCAGAAGCGCCTTCCAGACCACCAGCGGTGACGGCCCCAGCAGAGGTGACCTCAGCTCCAGTGGTGGCATCAGCAGCGAAGGCCCCAACAAAGATGAAGCCAGTACTGGTGGTGGCACCAGTGGCGATGGCACCAGAGGCAACACCCCCAGCAGGGATGAACCCAGTTCCAGTGGTGAGACCAGGGGAGAGGGCTTTTGCACCAGTGGAGAAGGCCCTGACAAAGATGAAGCCAATGCTAGTGATGGCGCTGGTGGAGATGGCACCAGTGAAGATGGCACCAGCAACACCCCCAGCAAAGATGAACCCAGTTCCAGTGGTAGTACCAGTGCAGATGACACCAGCAGCAATGCCCCTAGCAGAGACAAACTGACTAGTGGTGGTCCCAGTGGAGAAAGTCTCAGCACCAGTGATGAAGGCAGTGCTAGTGGTGGCACCAGTGGAGATGGCACCAGCAGTGGCAATGCACCCAGCAGAGATGAACCCAGTTCCAGTGCTGGCACCACTGCAAATGGCTCCAGCACAAGCAGGGACGGCCCTGGGAAAGGTGAGCCCAGTTCCAGTGGTGGCACCAGTGGAGATGGCTCCAGCACCAGCAACATCTCACTCACCAGTGGGGAGGGCGCCATCAAAGATGAACCCAGTTCCAGTGGTACTGGCACCAGCGCAGATGACTCCAGCACCAGCGAAGGCTTACAGAGCATCAGTGCCATCGCACTCACCAGCGATGATGGCACCTGCATCAGTGAAGACTTCCAGAGCATCAGCACCATCTCACTCACAGGTGATGATAGTCCCAGCAGAGACAAGGACCCCACTCCTGGGGTACCCAGCACCAGCAGCAGCTTCTTTGGCATCAGTGGTGATGGCCCCAGTACCAGCAGTGGTATTCCCAGCACCAGGGGTAGCTTGCAGAGCTCCAGGGGCAGCTTCCCTAGCATCAGTGGAAGTGCCCCCAGCAGCAGCAGTTTCCCAAGAATCAGACTTCCCAACATCATTATAAGCCGCTGCAGTTTTCCTGGTACCAGCACCACCCCATCTGGTGGTGAAGAGGGTCTTCAGACTGGCAGCAGCTTCCTCAGCACCAGTCAGGAAGGCACCACACCCCTGGGAGCTCCCAGTGGGCAAGGGGAGGGAGCCAGTGCCAGTGGCCCTGTCTCCCAAGGATCTTCTAAAGAGCAGCTCTGCCCCATCTCCGATGGATGGGACTATGAATGGATCCCTGAAGGCCGCATTCTCCGCTACTCTACTGTCCACTTGATGGTGAGTGATGCCATCCTTCAGATGGAAGCCACAAGGGAGCAACAGGATGATACCCAGGTCACCTCCTCCCAGGTCAGTGATCAGAGTGAAAGCACCTCTGATAGTGGAATGATGCAGCCTCCCCCCAAGAAAAGCAAATTGAGTCTTGCTCAAGGGAAGGCAGATGAAAGCAAAGGCCCAGCTGCAGACCCAGAAAAAGAATCCACTGGCAGTCAAGAAGTCCAGGTCCACATGCCCAAAGCTTTGAAGCCCCTACTCGTGCAAGATTGGGAGCTCGTGACCCTCGGGAAGAAGCTCTTCAACCTGCCTGCCAAGAAAACCGTCAGTGTTATCCTGGATGAGTATGTTGCCTTCCAGCCAAACTGCCAAACCCAAGAAAAAATGTATTCAGTCACTGGATTGGTAGCCATGATCAAAGAGTACTTTGACATGGTGCTGGGTACCCAGCTGCTCTACAAGTTTGAGAAACCACAACATGCTGAGATCCTGGCCCTCTACTCCACCTGCCAGATGTCCCAGATCTATGGAGGTGCCCACCTGCTGCGCCTCTTCCAGCAGCTGGGCCCTATGCTGACCTGCACTCCTCTGGATGAAAACAGCTGCAACGTGCTGCTGAGCTATGTTCACGAGTTCCTGGAATACCTGGCCAACGACCCTTCTCAGTTAGTTAACCCAGCCACTGATTATCAGGTGGCCTCTGCTGAATACCAGAAAAAAGTTGAGTAA